Part of the Saccharicrinis carchari genome is shown below.
TAACTTGAATGGAATCTCTGACATTGAAGATGAAGTAAATTAAAAACGCCCTATAACAATGTACAAAAATAAAAGCCGAAATAGCAGTAATTTAAAGGGTTGCATCCCGCATCAACCTTCGTTTAGGCTGAAAGGTTTGGAATCTGCAAACGGCTTCTATTCTTGTACTCAACGTTAGCAAACATTAAAGAACAAACAACAACACGATAACTTATGAAAACTAATCTGCTATTAATCATCGCTTTTCTAATATTTCTTGGCTGTAATGGGAAGCACGATCAACAAGAATCATTACCTAAACATGGATTGTTATGGAAAATTACAGGAAATGGTATTCAATCCGCTTCCTTTTTATTTGGTACATTTCATGAACAAGGAGGGATATCTGTTCTTGATTCAATTCAGTCTTTTGATTCAATCTTTATATCCACTGACCAATTCATTTGCGAAATGGATTTAAGGAAAGCTGTCAAACTGCTCACGGAAAAGAAAGATTCAAAATCGAATAGCTATTTAAAACCCTGGCCTAACACAGATTCAACGTATGTAAATTTATTGACAGATGAACAAAAAAGCATATTAGACTCAGCTATCAACAAAGATGAATCCCTTAGAATTATTAGAGAATGGAATCTTAGGCCTGTACAAGCAGTGAGTTTTATAAAATATCAATCTCAAAAGAATGCTAAAGACAATAAGTTCCCAAGTAAAGATAATTCTGACAATGATTCTGTTAGAACAATAATCCTTGATATCTATTTGCAACAACAAGCCTATAAGTATAACATGGACATTGAAGAATTAGATTCAATGGAGGAATACCAAAAGCTCAATGACTCTATAAATAGTCGCCTTCCAATAATGAGCTATAAGTCTGAGGTAGAATTTATGATTTATTATATTCAGAATTATCAAGAAATAGACTCTTTGCAAAAGGAATATACGAACAAATTATTGACGTTATATCTACAACAAGACTTAGGTTTATTAAGACAACAACAAAAAGAAGTCAATCGACATAATAATATGATTATGTCGTTCTTGGGGAATGGCAATTTTATAGAAATACAGGAAAAGATGCTAATTGATGAGCGTAATAACTTTTGGATGAAAAAAATTCCCAATTTGATTAAAAACAATTCAAGCTTCATTGCAGTGGGCGCGGGTCATCTAGGTGGAGAAAATGGGTTAATTAATCAATTACGAAATTTAAATTATTCGGTAGTTTCTGTGAAAAAACTAAGAAATAATTAATAACGTTTGCTAACAATGTGTATATGTCATTGGTCAATAGGCTTTTATTCGGAGTGCTGTAATTTTAATAAACATATCATTAACTTGAAAATTATGCACTTCGGAATGTCCAACGCCACATACACTCAACGTTATAGCTCATTGTAAAAAAAGTTCTTTGATTTAAAGCATTCGATTAGCAATTTGGGGAGCATTTGTATTTGCAGTTTTTTAAACGTTTTTCCTGGTTGAAAACTTCGTATTTCAATAGAAAACTTTGGCCGAACAGAAACACTGACAAAGGATTGACAGCTTGAATGGATTTTATGTTCAGCTTTTGGGAAATGATTTCCCCGCTCGAAAACTCTGAATTTCAATTATAAACATCGATAAGTTTGAAAGACTGAATGGATTTGCAGCTTGTAAGAATTGGACTTACAGCCTTGGAGAAAAAATGTAACGACCTGAAAAACCAGATTTCAACTGTACACAGCAGCAGGTCTGCAAGACTGGATGAATTTGCATGCGAGAAGAATTGACTTGTAGGTTCCGGCGAACGATTAATTGCTTGATAAATTGAATTTTAACTGAAAACGCCGGTGCGTCTGAAAGATTGATATGGGATTAGCAGGACTTAAAGAATTTGATTAGCAGCCGTCAAACCAAAGACTTTCAATGACCAATGGATTATGTGATTCAGGATTTAGTTATTTATCGAATAAATATTATTTTTAAGGAATGGTTTTGTAAACAGAAAGCCTTTTTTTGAATGAAAGAGAAAAACAACGAGCTATAACATTCTGTAAATTTCATGGCGGGGTTCGTGCGTTTTTGGCGCGTATTTTTTCGCATGTGCTTCTGTTCAGGCTGAAAAGAAAGCACACCGTAACCGCCACGCAACTTACAGTTACCGTTGTAGCGCATTACAAAACCTAACGTAGAAAAATACTACATGATTGACAAAGTTTTAAATTTTCAAAGAATTGAGTATCGAAGTAAAATGTCTGCTCAAGATTTTAAATCAAGACTGAGTAGCATTTTTAGTCAGAAAGGTTTCAAATTTAATTTATCTGGAAAATTTACATCAGAACAAGACTTTAAAGCGACTGACAAATGGACAATTGGAATTTATATTCGCAGTTTTGAAAATGACCCAGCATACTTAAAAGGAAAAATTAAGGATTCAAAAAACGGAGTTACTGTTGAAGTATTAGTTAGACCAAATTCTATTTTTTCACTTTTTGGACTGCTATTTCCATTAATAGGTATGATTGCTTTAGTTTCTACTAATTTCGGAAAGACAGATGAAGATGCGCTTGGCGTGGGTATTGGATTTATTATTTTTGGATTAATATGTTACCCAATTGGGAATTATTTAAGAAATAGAATTAGAAATAAGTTCGAGGACTATCTTGACTTAGCAAGACCTGAAAAAGAACTTAAATAAAAAATAACGACGCTACAACAATGTACAAAAATAATAGCCGAAACCGCAGTAAAATCAGGGGTTGCAGCCCGCTTTGGCCTTTCTGTAGCTTGAAAAGTTTGTGGTACGCATTCGGCTACTATTCTTGTACCGAACGTTGTGTTTCATGCAAAGAAAGACCGTACAACTAAAGCCAACGCACATTTGGCACATTTGCAAGCCCAAATCCCACTAGCTGACGCTTCAGCTTGCAAAAGAGCCAAATTTTTGCCAACGCACTCAAAATACAGATTATAAAATGTACATATCAGAAATAGAAATATTTGACTTCAGAAATTTTCAATCGACTAAAGATGAAAATGATGAAGCAAAAGGATGCACCATAGAATTTACAGATGGAGTTAATGTAATTATCGGTCATAATAATTCTGGAAAATCAAACCTAATTAAAGCCCTAGATTTAGTTTTGAATTTTGGAGGAAGCAAGAAACTTGAAGTTGATGACTTCAATAAGAATATGACGATAGCGGACTTAATTAATGAACCTCCAAAAGTGAAAATTAGTTTGAGTTTTTCTGAATCAGAAAATGAAGAAGAGTTTTCTGATGATTTAGTTACAGCTTCAACTTGGTTAACTAAATTAAATTCTCCTTACTCAGCAAAACTAACTTACATCTTTTATCTTCCACAAAAGGAACATGATGAGTATAAAAAAGAGATGCAATTGATAGCATCAGATGATATTGAAAATTATTGGTTAGCAATTAAGCATCAATTTCTAAGAAAATATACAAGCAAAATCTATAGTGGGAATCCTGAGTATAAAAATGTTGTTGACTCTGAAACTAGTAAAAAAATTGACTATCAATTCTTAGATGCTATTAGAGATGTCAATAGGGACTTATTTACAGGTAAAAATACTTTATTACGTGAAGTAATTGATTTTTTTATTGATTACGACATCAAGAACGATGCAAAGATTGAAAAAAAAGAACAACAAAAACAAATTGCTAAAAAGCGAAAAGATTTCACAGAAGAGGCAAAAAAGCTCATTAAGCAGCTACAGACAAGAATGGAATCAGGGAAAAAAGAGATGCTATCGTATGCCAGTGATACAGGAGCTTCTTTTGAAAAATCAGAACCTGATTTTGAAGGTCATATCTTAGATACAGAACTATATTCAGCTTTGAAACTAATTGTAAAGCATGAAACAGGGATTACAATCCCTGCAACTCATAATGGATTAGGTTATAATAATCTTATTTATATCTCTCTTCTATTGGCTAAAATGCAAAAAGATGCTTCAGGAGATTATTTGGGGAGTAATTCCAAAACTTTTCCAATTTTAGCAATTGAAGAGCCTGAAGCTCATTTGCATCCAGCTATGCAGTACAAGTTTTTAAAGTTTTTATATGAAAATAATAAAGAAAAGGCTAAGCAGATATTTATAACGACTCATTCCCCAAACATTACAGCAGCTGTAAATCTAGATAACATCATTTGTTTCAACAGGGATGACAAGGGAAAACTAAATGTAGCCTATTTAGGCAAAGTATTTGGCACAACTGAAACAGATTCAAAAGCATATGTTCAAAGATTCTTGGATGCTACAAAATCGGACATGTTGTTCTCGAAAAAAGTAGTCCTTGTGGAAGGAATTACAGAACAGCTATTATTACCTGTATTTGCAAATTATGAAAATAAAAGCTTTGAAGATGAGCATATTTCTGTGATTAATATTGGAGGTAGATATTTTAAGCATTTCTTAAAACTTTTTGATTCGGAAAAACCTAATACAATAAATAAGAAAATAACATGCATCACGGATTTAGACCCAGTTTATACCATTGATGATGACACGAAAAATGAAAAGTGCTATCCATTTGAAAAACGTGATGATTTAGTTGAATTTAAAGAATGTTCCAATTCTTTAGTTGATGATTATGCAGAATCAAAGCATCCGAATATCAGAAGTTTCTCACAGCAAAAGGGTGTTGGGAAAACATTTGAGTATGCAATTGCTTTTGAAAACCTTCAAACTGAAGTTTTTATCGGAGAAAAAATTGCCAATAAGGTTGAGTTGAAAAAACTAATTGATGAATATAATAAAGGAAAGACCTTAGACGAACTATTAACTATTTTCAGTTCAAGAGGTTCAGAGAACAATAGAATCAAAAATGCAATAAGTGCATCTGGCATTGATACTGAGGAAAAGAAGAAACATCTTATTGCTTCAAGGTACTTGAACTCCCTCACAAAGGGAGAGAATGCCTATGAACTTGCTCAAATATTACAAACGAATCTTGAAAAAGATAATCCTGTTGGTTTTAAGACACCAACCTATATCAAACAAGCAATTAACTGGATATGCGAATAACTGCTAACACTAATATCGATATAGAACAACATTTTAAAGTTATTGCTGGTCCAGGAGCTGGTAAAACAAGATTTCTTGTTAATCATGTTAAAAATGTACTTAGTAACTCTTGTAGATTATCTAGAAATAGAAAAATTGCCTGCATAACATATACCAATGTTGGGGTTGACACACTAATTAGAAGAGTAGAAGATGAAAAAGACCATCTTGAAATAAGTACAATACACAGTTTCCTTTTTACTCATGTTGTTAAACCTTACCTCTTTTTAATCAAAGAAAAATTTAATCTTGACCCCGCTAAAATTGAAAATCCTTTTGAACATATTTTTTCAAAGGGCTATTATAGTCAAACTGATTTGCCTAGAAGGTATGTTTCGGAAAATGACATGAAAAGAGTTTATTGGGAAATTTCAGGTAATGAATGTAATCTTAGGATTAAAAACAAAAACAATATCTATCATAAAAGTCTAATCAAGTATAAAATGTTCTTTTGGGAAAAAGGAATAATGCATTATGATGATATTCTTGCATTTGCTTGGGAAATAATCAATAAAGATTCAAATGTATTAAGAGTATTAAGAGCAAAATTTCCCTATTTCTTCATTGATGAATTTCAGGATACTAGTCCAATTCAAACCCAGATTGTCAAAGAAATTGCAGCTAAAGAAACTATTATTGGAGTAATTGGAGATACAGCACAATCTATTTATAGTTTTCAGGGGGCGAGCATGCAACAGTTTATTGATTTTACATTACCTTCTTTAAGTATATATCAGATTGAGGATAACTGGAGAAGTACGAATCAAATTTTAAAAGTATTAAAATCAATACGTACAGACCTAGAACAAGAAAGTCCAGAGAACAAGAACGGGAATACTCCAAAAATTCTTGTAGGCAATAGCATTCAAGCATTGGAGTATTGTGACAATTTATTAGGTAAAGATAATGTTGTGACTCTCTCGTATATGGTTCCAACAGCAAATGCTATGCGTAAAAGGATTGATATTGATAATCCTGCAAATATATTAGTAGAAGAACATTTTTCAGCAGACTCAAATAGTAAAAGAAAAAGACTGATAATTTCTTCAATCAAAGCAATCGAATTCGCACGGCAGCAACTTTTTTCAGATGCGATTAAAGAATTAAGTTATTATTTTAGAAAACAAGATGATTTTAAAGGTCAAAAAATTTCACTCACATTTTTAAAGGCTTCGCTCAATAAATACAGCATTATAACTAATATGACTTTATGGGATTATTATCAAAGTCTAAGTTTGAAGCCATTCATTTCAATATCAAAGATTAGGGAAGGAAAAAATGGTAATATGACCGCTATTGAAAGCTTTTACAAAAAAACAACATAT
Proteins encoded:
- a CDS encoding TraB/GumN family protein, with the protein product MKTNLLLIIAFLIFLGCNGKHDQQESLPKHGLLWKITGNGIQSASFLFGTFHEQGGISVLDSIQSFDSIFISTDQFICEMDLRKAVKLLTEKKDSKSNSYLKPWPNTDSTYVNLLTDEQKSILDSAINKDESLRIIREWNLRPVQAVSFIKYQSQKNAKDNKFPSKDNSDNDSVRTIILDIYLQQQAYKYNMDIEELDSMEEYQKLNDSINSRLPIMSYKSEVEFMIYYIQNYQEIDSLQKEYTNKLLTLYLQQDLGLLRQQQKEVNRHNNMIMSFLGNGNFIEIQEKMLIDERNNFWMKKIPNLIKNNSSFIAVGAGHLGGENGLINQLRNLNYSVVSVKKLRNN
- a CDS encoding SoxR reducing system RseC family protein; the encoded protein is MIDKVLNFQRIEYRSKMSAQDFKSRLSSIFSQKGFKFNLSGKFTSEQDFKATDKWTIGIYIRSFENDPAYLKGKIKDSKNGVTVEVLVRPNSIFSLFGLLFPLIGMIALVSTNFGKTDEDALGVGIGFIIFGLICYPIGNYLRNRIRNKFEDYLDLARPEKELK
- a CDS encoding ATP-dependent nuclease, whose product is MYISEIEIFDFRNFQSTKDENDEAKGCTIEFTDGVNVIIGHNNSGKSNLIKALDLVLNFGGSKKLEVDDFNKNMTIADLINEPPKVKISLSFSESENEEEFSDDLVTASTWLTKLNSPYSAKLTYIFYLPQKEHDEYKKEMQLIASDDIENYWLAIKHQFLRKYTSKIYSGNPEYKNVVDSETSKKIDYQFLDAIRDVNRDLFTGKNTLLREVIDFFIDYDIKNDAKIEKKEQQKQIAKKRKDFTEEAKKLIKQLQTRMESGKKEMLSYASDTGASFEKSEPDFEGHILDTELYSALKLIVKHETGITIPATHNGLGYNNLIYISLLLAKMQKDASGDYLGSNSKTFPILAIEEPEAHLHPAMQYKFLKFLYENNKEKAKQIFITTHSPNITAAVNLDNIICFNRDDKGKLNVAYLGKVFGTTETDSKAYVQRFLDATKSDMLFSKKVVLVEGITEQLLLPVFANYENKSFEDEHISVINIGGRYFKHFLKLFDSEKPNTINKKITCITDLDPVYTIDDDTKNEKCYPFEKRDDLVEFKECSNSLVDDYAESKHPNIRSFSQQKGVGKTFEYAIAFENLQTEVFIGEKIANKVELKKLIDEYNKGKTLDELLTIFSSRGSENNRIKNAISASGIDTEEKKKHLIASRYLNSLTKGENAYELAQILQTNLEKDNPVGFKTPTYIKQAINWICE
- a CDS encoding UvrD-helicase domain-containing protein — protein: MRITANTNIDIEQHFKVIAGPGAGKTRFLVNHVKNVLSNSCRLSRNRKIACITYTNVGVDTLIRRVEDEKDHLEISTIHSFLFTHVVKPYLFLIKEKFNLDPAKIENPFEHIFSKGYYSQTDLPRRYVSENDMKRVYWEISGNECNLRIKNKNNIYHKSLIKYKMFFWEKGIMHYDDILAFAWEIINKDSNVLRVLRAKFPYFFIDEFQDTSPIQTQIVKEIAAKETIIGVIGDTAQSIYSFQGASMQQFIDFTLPSLSIYQIEDNWRSTNQILKVLKSIRTDLEQESPENKNGNTPKILVGNSIQALEYCDNLLGKDNVVTLSYMVPTANAMRKRIDIDNPANILVEEHFSADSNSKRKRLIISSIKAIEFARQQLFSDAIKELSYYFRKQDDFKGQKISLTFLKASLNKYSIITNMTLWDYYQSLSLKPFISISKIREGKNGNMTAIESFYKKTTYKDIALSIRLLKDESIHRTIHKAKGDEFDNVLVVVKGRFGRQYVETRDLAFLLTPDLIANEDHRVNYVACSRARENLLINVPELSNNSKQILADKFEIIDMPSP